Proteins co-encoded in one Medicago truncatula cultivar Jemalong A17 chromosome 8, MtrunA17r5.0-ANR, whole genome shotgun sequence genomic window:
- the LOC11406121 gene encoding cysteine proteinase inhibitor 1, whose amino-acid sequence MVLVLVVLLAFTATKQAIPIGNLSPINNINDPKVIDVANFAVKEYNNRRRKPEEKLRLWKVIKGESQIVADGVNYRLTLSATKVYTSNTYEAIVLEWSLQHLRNLTSFKLIQA is encoded by the coding sequence ATGGTTCTTGTCCTCGTTGTTTTGTTGGCATTTACCGCCACAAAGCAAGCTATACCAATAGGAAATTTGAGCCCCATCAACAATATCAATGATCCAAAGGTGATTGATGTTGCCAATTTTGCTGTTAAGGAGTACAACAACAGAAGGCGTAAACCTGAGGAGAAATTGAGACTTTGGAAGGTCATCAAGGGTGAATCCCAAATCGTGGCTGATGGGGTTAACTATCGCCTCACCCTTTCTGCCACCAAAGTTTATACTTCAAACACTTATGAAGCTATTGTTTTAGAATGGTCGTTGCAACACTTAAGAAACCTCACTTCCTTTAAACTTATTCAAgcttaa
- the LOC11419017 gene encoding probable disease resistance protein At5g66900 isoform X1, protein MSSATTHIITLTTRFHDVLNKISQIVETARKHQSARQLLRSILKDLTLVVQDIKQYNEHLDHPREEIKTLLEENDAEESACKCSSENDSYVVDENQSLIVNDVEETLYKAREILELLNYETFEHKFNEAKPPFKRPFDVPENPKFTVGLDIPFSKLKMELIRDGSSTLVLTGLGGLGKTTLATKLCWDQEVNGKFKENIIFVTFSKTPMLKTIVERIIEHCGYPVPEFQSDEDAVNKLELLLKKVEGSPLLLVLDDVWPTSESLVKKLQFEISDFKILVTSRVSFPRFRTTCILKPLAHEDAVTLFHHYAQMEKNSSDIIDKNLVEKVVRSCKGLPLTIKVIATSLRNRPDDLWRKIVMELSQGHSILDSNTELLTRLQKIFDVLEDNPTIMECFMDIALFPEDHRIPVAALVDMWAKLYKLDDNGIQAMEIINKLGIMNLANVIIPRKNASDTDNNNYNNHFIILHDILRDLGIYQSTKQPFEQRKRLIIDINKNRSELAEKQQSLLTRILSKVMRLCIKQNPQQLAAHILSVSTDEACASDWSQMQPTQVEVLILNLHTKQYSFPESIKKMSKLKVLIITNYSFHPCELNNFELLGSLQNLEKIRLERILVPSFGTLKNLKKLSLYMCNTILAFEKGSILISDAFPNLEELNIDYCKDLVVLQTGICDIISLKKLNVTNCHKLSSLPQDIGKLENLELLSFSSCTDLEAIPTSIGKLLNLKHLDISNCISLSSLPEEFGNLCNLKNLDMASCASIELPFSVVNLQNLKTITCDEETAATWEDFQHMLPNMKIEVLHVDVNLNWLL, encoded by the exons ATGAGTAGCGCCACTACACATATTATTACCCTTACAACAAGATTTCATGATGTCTTgaacaaaatatctcaaatagTTGAAACAGCACGAAAGCACCAAAGTGCAAGGCAATTGTTGAGGTCAATCTTGAAGGATTTAACTCTTGTGGTTCAAGACATAAAGCAATACAATGAACATTTGGATCATCCCAGAGAAGAAATCAAGACTCTATTAGAAGAAAATGATGCAGAAGAAAGTGCATGcaaatgttcttctgagaatgattcctatgttgttgatgagaaCCAATCTCTTATTGTAAATGATGTTGAAGAGACACTTTATAAGGCCAGAGAAATTCTTGAGCTTCTCAACTATGAAACTTTTGAACACAAATTCAATGAAGCTAAACCACCTTTCAAGCGTCCTTTCGATGTTCctgaaaatccaaaattcaCTGTTGGGTTGGATATACCATTTAGCAAGTTGAAAATGGAGCTTATAAGGGATGGTAGCTCCACCCTTGTGTTGACGGGCTTAGGAGGATTAGGGAAAACCACTTTGGCTACAAAGCTTTGTTGGGATCAAGAAGTTAATG GTAAATTCAAGGAAAACATTATATTTGTCACCTTCTCAAAAACACCCATGTTGAAGACTATTGTAGAGAGAATAATTGAACATTGCGGATATCCAGTGCCTGAGTTTCAAAGTGATGAAGATGCTGTCAATAAGTTAGAacttttgttgaagaaagttGAGGGAAGTCCACTATTGTTGGTTCTGGATGATGTTTGGCCAACCTCAGAATCTCTTGTTAAGAAACTTCAATTCGAGATATCAGATTTCAAAATTCTGGTGACTTCAAGGGTTTCATTTCCAAGGTTTAGGACAACATGTATCTTAAAACCTCTTGCTCATGAAGATGCAGTAACGCTTTTCCATCACTATGCTCAGATGGAAAAAAATAGTTCAGATATTATCGACAAAAATCTTGTCGAAAAG GTCGTTAGAAGTTGCAAAGGTTTACCGCTTACCATTAAAGTGATTGCTACATCACTCAGAAATCGGCCCGATGACTTGTGGCGTAAGATAGTGATGGAATTGTCACAAGGTCATTCTATTCTTGATTCTAATACCGAATTACTTACTCGCCTCCAAAAGATCTTTGATGTTTTGGAAGATAATCCTACAATCATGGAGTGCTTCATGGACATAGCCTTATTTCCTGAAGACCATAGAATTCCTGTCGCTGCTCTCGTTGATATGTGGGCAAAGCTGTATAAACTAGATGACAACGGAATACAAGCAATggaaatcatcaacaaattaGGCATCATGAATTTGGCTAATGTCATAATACCAAG GAAAAATGCAAGTGACACAGACAATAACAACTACAATAATCACTTCATCATCCTTCATGATATTCTaagagatcttggaatttaccAAAGCACCAAGCAACCATTTGAGCAAAGAAAAAGACTGATTATTGacattaataaaaatagaagtGAGCTCGCGGAGAAGCAGCAAAGCTTGTTGACCCGTATATTGTCAAAAGTAATGAGATTGTGTATTAAACAAAATCCCCAACAGCTTGCTGCTCACATATTGTCGGTATCAACTG ATGAAGCATGTGCGTCAGATTGGTCTCAAATGCAACCAACTCAGGTCGaggttttgattttaaatttgcaTACCAAGCAATACTCATTTCCTGAGTCGATCAAAAAAATGAGTAAACTAAAAGTTCTTATAATCACAAACTACAGTTTCCATCCATGTGAACTGAACAACTTTGAGCTTCTCGGTTCTTTACAGAACCTGGAAAAAATCAGACTAGAGCGAATTTTGGTCCCTTCCTTCGGCACATTGAAGAATCTGAAAAAACTATCTCTCTACATGTGTAACACAATACTGGCTTTTGAAAAGGGTAGCATCCTAATTTCAGATGCATTTCCAAATCTAGAAGAATTGAACATTGATTACTGCAAAGATTTGGTGGTATTGCAAACTGGTATCTGTGATATTATCTCATTAAAGAAGCTCAATGTTACTAATTGCCACAAGCTTTCTTCACTTCCCCAAGATATTGGAAAATTGGAGAATTTGGAACTTCTAAGCTTCAGTTCATGTACTGACTTGGAAGCTATACCGACTTCCATTGGAAAGCTGTTAAATCTAAAACATCTTGACATTTCAAACTGCATCAGCCTTTCAAGTTTACCTGAGGAATTTGGTAATTTGTGCAATCTAAAGAATCTGGACATGGCAAGTTGTGCAAGTATTGAATTGCCATTCTCAGTTGTCAATCTTCAGAATTTGAAGACGATAACCTGCGATGAAGAGACGGCTGCTACATGGGAAGATTTCCAGCATATGCTTCCCAATATGAAGATAGAGGTTCTTCATGTTGATGTTAACTTAAATTGGCTTCTTTGA